The following are encoded together in the Strix aluco isolate bStrAlu1 chromosome 13, bStrAlu1.hap1, whole genome shotgun sequence genome:
- the NEUROG1 gene encoding neurogenin-1 yields the protein MMPAEAASSGGGAEPPGAPRERRRRRGRARARTEALLHTLKRSRRVKANDRERNRMHHLNAALDELRSVLPTFPDDTKLTKIETLRFAYNYIWALSETLRLAEQCLPPPPTFRGAPAPPSPGSDAGSWLSTASPSAPSLCASASGPSSPATSEDCAYAPADSLRDFRGLPAAAPPGAPCR from the exons AT GATGCCCGCGGAGGCGGCGAGCAGCGGCGGCGGTGCGGAACCGCCCGGCGCTCCGCGGGAACGGCGGAGGCGGCGCGGCCGTGCGCGGGCGCGTACCGAAGCGCTCCTACACACGTTGAAACGCAGCCGGCGGGTCAAGGCCAACGACCGGGAGCGGAACCGCATGCACCACCTCAACGCCGCCCTGGACGAGCTCCGCAGCGTCCTGCCCACCTTCCCCGACGACACCAAGCTCACCAAGATCGAGACCTTGCGCTTCGCCTACAACTACATCTGGGCCCTCTCCGAGACCCTCCGCCTGGCCGAGCAgtgcctcccgccgccccccaccTTCCGCGgggcccccgcgccccccagccccggcagcgATGCCGGTTCctggctctccaccgcctccccGTCCGCCCCGTCGCTCTGCGCCTCCGCCTCCGGCCCCAGCAGCCCCGCCACCTCCGAGGACTGCGCTTACGCGCCCGCCGACAGCCTGCGCGACTTccgcgggctgcccgccgccgcgccccccggcGCGCCCTGCCGCTAG